CAAAGGGCAAAATCAAGCTTGCCGCGTTTTTCGTCCTGGCCGCCAAGCGTGCGCGTATTGTTCATCAAATCGTCGAGGTTGCGGCCGCTCAGTATGCCGTAATCCTGGCTTTTGTTATATTTTTCAACATCAAAATAAATAGTGCCATCTACCTCGTAAGCATAGCCTTTTTCAAGAATCACCTTTACCATTTCAATTTGCTCAATGATGTGGCCGGTGGCTGTAGGCTCGATACTTGGGGGCAGGTTATTTAAAATGCGCATCACATCCCTGAAACCAACAGTGTATTTTTGTACAATTTCCATAGGCTCAAGCTGTGCCAGCTTGGCTTTTTTGGCAATTTTATCTTCGCCCTCGTCTCCGGCATCACCTTCCAGGTGACCGGCATCGGTTACATTGCGCACGTAACGTACCTTATAGCCAATGGCGGTAAGGTATCTGAACATTAAATCGAAAGATATATAGGTACGGCAGTTGCCTAAATGAACATCGCTATAAACAGTAGGGCCGCAAACATACATGCCAACATGTGGCGCGTTAAGCGGTTTAAATAATTCTTTTTTACGGGATAAAGTATTGTAAACAAACAAATTTTGTTGCATGGCGCAAACTTACGATTTTTTCAAATTTAAGCTAATGCCCGGTATTGCCGCTATATATTTTTACAAACGCGAGGCAATTTAATTGAGGGTGAGATCGCTGCGAAGAGGGTAGTGGTCTGAAAGCTTTTTTTCGATCACCTTATAACTCAGCGTTTCAAACTGGGGGCTGGTCATGATGTAATCAATTTGGTAGTTAGGGAAATCGCCGTTATAGGTACGCCCCAGGCCCGACCCTTTTTCCCTGAACGTATTGGTAAGGCCTTTTGCCATCTGGTTAACCGCAAAGGATGAGGGGGTATCATTAAAATCGCCGGCAATAATATAGGGGTAGGGGCATTGTGCAGCGTGAGCCTTAATTTTAAACACCTGCTCGCTGCGCTTCATAAATGCCAGCTTAAGCTTGCTGCCCAGTTTTTTGGTAGCCTCCAAATCGGTTTTGCCTTTTTTTGATACGCTATCGAGGTATTTATAATCCTCCGGGTTAAAGTTGATGGATTGCAGGTGAATGGCATAGTACCTGAACATTTTGGTGCCTTTTTTAACATCAACATAAAGGCATTGATTGCCCGAACCCCGTTCGTCTGACAGGTGGATGAGGCCATGGTTAACAATTGGGTATTTTGAAAAAATGGCCATGCCAATAGCCTCGAGGTAATTAAAGTTAAAAGGCTCAAAATAAAAGTAAGTTGTACCCAATACCCTGCAAATCGAGTCGCGCATTTCGTACTGGCCTTTATTGCGGGTAAAAAACTCTTCAAAACCAATTACATCGGGCTGCTCCTGGTTAATTAATTCAAGTATCTCGTGCTTGGTTGAAATATCATTTACAAAGCCAAAGTGTTTAAAATTATGCACATTGTAGGTCATAGCCCTGATTACATCAAGCCCGGGAGCTTTGCTGAAACCCGAACTAAACCTGAAGCCGATATTGTTGGTAAGCACCGTCCATCCCACCAAAATACTTACAAGCGAAAATAAAAACTGCCAGCGTTTGCGCAGCAGCCAATATAGCATCATAATGATATTACAAAGCAATAAAGGGGGGTAACCCAGCCCGAAAAAGGCGATAAGCCAGGCCTTACGCGGATCGACATAAGGCGCCAGGTAACTGATAAGCAAAGCCACGCAAAAAAACAGGTTGATCCATAACAGGATCCTGCCGAATATGCCTTGCCTTTTTTTTATCATTTAATCCTGTTTACTTGCTCGTTTAAGGGTTTCACGTTCCTGCTTGCTCAGGCTGTTATAGCCCGATTGCGAGATTTTATCCAAAATGCGGTCGATCTCGTCCTGGCGAGGGTAATCGGCCGGATTTTTACCCACGTTGTTTGATACCACTTTTAGTTTGGGTTTCGGTTTAAATAGCTTGGCTATGCTGCCTACCCAATCATTTCCCTTTTGTAATTGTTTGATGTAGATAAAGCCCATTAAAGCACCGCCGAGGTGGGCAATTTCGCCGCCGGCATTGCCGCTGGCTATTCCTAAAAAGTCTAATACTAAAATAACAAAAACCAGCCATTTAAGCTTAACAGGGCCAAACAATATTAGCGATATGGTATAATCGGGCAGCAGAGTGGCCGTTGCTACTACAATAGCCATCACACTGGCAGAAGCACCTACAATA
The sequence above is a segment of the Mucilaginibacter celer genome. Coding sequences within it:
- a CDS encoding endonuclease/exonuclease/phosphatase family protein, with the translated sequence MIKKRQGIFGRILLWINLFFCVALLISYLAPYVDPRKAWLIAFFGLGYPPLLLCNIIMMLYWLLRKRWQFLFSLVSILVGWTVLTNNIGFRFSSGFSKAPGLDVIRAMTYNVHNFKHFGFVNDISTKHEILELINQEQPDVIGFEEFFTRNKGQYEMRDSICRVLGTTYFYFEPFNFNYLEAIGMAIFSKYPIVNHGLIHLSDERGSGNQCLYVDVKKGTKMFRYYAIHLQSINFNPEDYKYLDSVSKKGKTDLEATKKLGSKLKLAFMKRSEQVFKIKAHAAQCPYPYIIAGDFNDTPSSFAVNQMAKGLTNTFREKGSGLGRTYNGDFPNYQIDYIMTSPQFETLSYKVIEKKLSDHYPLRSDLTLN
- a CDS encoding rhomboid family protein — protein: MSTLWQNIQHKILRSGNNIRLLISINVIVFLAINISAVIEQVLTHFGDGKILQFTDEYLRMSAHLPTLLKHFWTPLTYMFMHAGVLHILFNMLWLYWMGQIFEEYLGNKRTIGLYLMGGLAGALFYVLAFNLLPGFTSINAARGSTIVGASASVMAIVVATATLLPDYTISLILFGPVKLKWLVFVILVLDFLGIASGNAGGEIAHLGGALMGFIYIKQLQKGNDWVGSIAKLFKPKPKLKVVSNNVGKNPADYPRQDEIDRILDKISQSGYNSLSKQERETLKRASKQD